The following are from one region of the Coffea eugenioides isolate CCC68of chromosome 2, Ceug_1.0, whole genome shotgun sequence genome:
- the LOC113763159 gene encoding probable LRR receptor-like serine/threonine-protein kinase At2g16250 isoform X1, whose product MTVVYDNWERLVTAVLRREELWLSGLRTPSDVFSLSSASASPSFNFSSNPRQVSSLSSWSLLVGESFTYHQILKATDFLSDSNLIKHGHSGKLFYGVLEGGTQVVVKKVDLSCVENELCLMSELEICGMLYHSRLVPLLGHCLENGHEKFLVYRYTPNKDLASFMRYDKIKQLPSLDWTVRLKIATGVAEGLCYLHDKCFPPLVHRDIQASSILLDDDFEVRLGSLTAVCIEEQVYNQSRIARFLRLPKGSKQTTGTSTTSCSYDVYCFGNVLLELVTGNLGVSAANGSSMKDWMENALSYVVSNDKKLILNIVDNSLIIDEHLLMEVWALAFVAKACVQHKPSKRPQMPEILEAVKHIKLTRVSNGHLQPASYPSKLFPPPTMTALPEGSRTIGRLSQAIQNARSSGNSSASWNYVFMRMKRFIHAVESWLTLI is encoded by the exons ATGACTGTAGTTTATGACAACTGGGAAAGGCTGGTCACTGCTGTTCTGCGCAGAGAGGAGCTGTGGCTAAGTGGTCTAAGAACACCGAGTGATGTATTTTCACTATCATCTGCATCAGCATCGCCCTCTTTCAATTTCAGCTCAAACCCACGCCAGGTTTCATCTTTAAGTTCTTGGAGCTTATTAGTTGGGGAGTCATTTACATATCATCAAATTCTTAAAGCTACAGATTTCTTGAGTGACTCAAATCTCATCAAGCATGGCCACTCTGGAAAACTCTTTTATGGAGTTTTGGAAGGTGGGACACAAGTAGTAGTTAAGAAAGTTGATCTTTCCTGCGTTGAGAATGAATTATGTTTAATGTCAGAATTGGAAATTTGCGGCATGTTATATCATTCTAGACTGGTCCCTCTTCTGGGGCACTGCTTGGAGAATGGACACGAGAAGTTTCTGGTTTACAGATACACCCCTAACAAGGACCTGGCAAGTTTTATGCGGTATGATAAAATTAAACAACTACCGTCGTTAGATTGGACAGTGAGGTTGAAGATTGCAACTGGAGTTGCAGAGGGTTTATGCTACCTACATGACAAATGTTTTCCACCCCTTGTTCATAG GGATATCCAAGCTAGCAGCATACTACTTGATGATGACTTTGAAGTGCGGCTAGGGAGCCTTACTGCGGTCTGCATTGAAGAACAAGTCTACAACCAAAGTAGGATTGCTAGGTTCCTGAGGTTGCCAAA GGGTTCAAAACAAACCACAG GTACATCTACTACAAGTTGTTCTTATGATGTGTATTGCTTTGGAAATGTTTTACTTGAGTTAGTCACTGGCAACCTGGGTGTCAGTGCTGCCAATGGCTCCAGTATGAAGGATTGGATGGAAAACGCCCTAAGCTATGTTGTTTCAAACGATAAGAAACTCATCCTAAACATTGTAGACAATTCCTTAATCATAGATGAGCATCTTTTAATGGAAGTCTGGGCACTTGCTTTTGTTGCCAAGGCTTGTGTCCAACACAAGCCTTCCAAGCGGCCACAAATGCCAGAAATACTTGAGGCTGTAAAACATATTAAATTGACCAGGGTCAGTAATGGACATCTTCAACCTGCTAGTTATCCCAGCaaacttttcccacctcctacaATGACAGCACTTCCTGAGGGATCTCGAACAATAG GACGGCTTTCACAGGCAATACAAAATGCCAGATCCTCAGGCAACAGCAGTGCTTCATGGAACTACGTGTTCATGCGAATGAAGAGGTTTATCCACGCAGTGGAATCTTGGCTAACTCTAATTTAA
- the LOC113763159 gene encoding probable LRR receptor-like serine/threonine-protein kinase At2g16250 isoform X2 produces MTVVYDNWERLVTAVLRREELWLSGLRTPSDVFSLSSASASPSFNFSSNPRQVSSLSSWSLLVGESFTYHQILKATDFLSDSNLIKHGHSGKLFYGVLEGGTQVVVKKVDLSCVENELCLMSELEICGMLYHSRLVPLLGHCLENGHEKFLVYRYTPNKDLASFMRYDKIKQLPSLDWTVRLKIATGVAEGLCYLHDKCFPPLVHRDIQASSILLDDDFEVRLGSLTAVCIEEQVYNQSRIARFLRLPKGSKQTTGTSTTSCSYDVYCFGNVLLELVTGNLGVSAANGSSMKDWMENALSYVVSNDKKLILNIVDNSLIIDEHLLMEVWALAFVAKACVQHKPSKRPQMPEILEAVKHIKLTRVSNGHLQPASYPSKLFPPPTMTALPEGSRTIEYKEADAGENLEF; encoded by the exons ATGACTGTAGTTTATGACAACTGGGAAAGGCTGGTCACTGCTGTTCTGCGCAGAGAGGAGCTGTGGCTAAGTGGTCTAAGAACACCGAGTGATGTATTTTCACTATCATCTGCATCAGCATCGCCCTCTTTCAATTTCAGCTCAAACCCACGCCAGGTTTCATCTTTAAGTTCTTGGAGCTTATTAGTTGGGGAGTCATTTACATATCATCAAATTCTTAAAGCTACAGATTTCTTGAGTGACTCAAATCTCATCAAGCATGGCCACTCTGGAAAACTCTTTTATGGAGTTTTGGAAGGTGGGACACAAGTAGTAGTTAAGAAAGTTGATCTTTCCTGCGTTGAGAATGAATTATGTTTAATGTCAGAATTGGAAATTTGCGGCATGTTATATCATTCTAGACTGGTCCCTCTTCTGGGGCACTGCTTGGAGAATGGACACGAGAAGTTTCTGGTTTACAGATACACCCCTAACAAGGACCTGGCAAGTTTTATGCGGTATGATAAAATTAAACAACTACCGTCGTTAGATTGGACAGTGAGGTTGAAGATTGCAACTGGAGTTGCAGAGGGTTTATGCTACCTACATGACAAATGTTTTCCACCCCTTGTTCATAG GGATATCCAAGCTAGCAGCATACTACTTGATGATGACTTTGAAGTGCGGCTAGGGAGCCTTACTGCGGTCTGCATTGAAGAACAAGTCTACAACCAAAGTAGGATTGCTAGGTTCCTGAGGTTGCCAAA GGGTTCAAAACAAACCACAG GTACATCTACTACAAGTTGTTCTTATGATGTGTATTGCTTTGGAAATGTTTTACTTGAGTTAGTCACTGGCAACCTGGGTGTCAGTGCTGCCAATGGCTCCAGTATGAAGGATTGGATGGAAAACGCCCTAAGCTATGTTGTTTCAAACGATAAGAAACTCATCCTAAACATTGTAGACAATTCCTTAATCATAGATGAGCATCTTTTAATGGAAGTCTGGGCACTTGCTTTTGTTGCCAAGGCTTGTGTCCAACACAAGCCTTCCAAGCGGCCACAAATGCCAGAAATACTTGAGGCTGTAAAACATATTAAATTGACCAGGGTCAGTAATGGACATCTTCAACCTGCTAGTTATCCCAGCaaacttttcccacctcctacaATGACAGCACTTCCTGAGGGATCTCGAACAATAG AATACAAGGAAGCCGATGCCGGAGAAAACCTGGAGTTTTGA